In Patescibacteria group bacterium, a single window of DNA contains:
- a CDS encoding vitamin K epoxide reductase family protein, giving the protein MFLQKYRFMLIALLAGIGAALSALLIYLHYQPQEGWCTVGNGFSCDIVNRGVYGEIAGVPVSFIGIIGYVSLCAMALWINAYQEKRVGFLPLIRIMVAGAFLFSLYLTYLEAFVLYTFCLFCIGSFILVLLLNGVAFYPVRQNAAVEREP; this is encoded by the coding sequence ATGTTTCTGCAAAAATACCGCTTCATGCTCATCGCGTTACTGGCGGGGATAGGGGCTGCCCTCTCCGCTCTTCTGATTTATTTGCATTACCAGCCGCAAGAAGGATGGTGCACGGTGGGCAATGGGTTTAGCTGTGATATCGTGAATCGAGGCGTATATGGCGAGATCGCGGGTGTTCCTGTTTCGTTCATAGGCATCATTGGCTATGTGAGCTTGTGCGCGATGGCGCTCTGGATCAATGCATATCAGGAAAAAAGAGTAGGCTTTTTACCGCTGATCCGGATAATGGTCGCGGGTGCGTTTCTCTTTTCGCTGTACCTGACTTACCTGGAGGCGTTTGTGTTGTATACCTTCTGCCTCTTTTGCATAGGGTCATTTATTCTCGTGTTGCTGCTCAATGGTGTGGCGTTTTATCCGGTACGCCAAAATGCGGCAGTTGAGCGTGAACCATAA
- a CDS encoding ribonuclease H-like domain-containing protein, producing the protein MSYLVLDLETQKEFSEIGGRNKVHLLGVSVVGTYDSDNDTYRAYREGELAFLEERFAQRPVLIGFNIKAFDIPVLQPLLKFSLSSLPVIDIMEDLALALGYRVSLENVSQGTLNQGKTGHGLEAIRLYREGKWDELIKYCLQDVRLTKEVYEYGRANGHVKFFAGWETYEVPVKWK; encoded by the coding sequence ATGTCCTATCTTGTGCTCGATCTCGAAACACAGAAAGAATTTTCGGAAATTGGCGGGAGGAACAAAGTGCATTTATTGGGAGTGTCAGTCGTGGGGACTTATGATTCAGATAACGATACCTATCGCGCGTACCGCGAAGGGGAGCTCGCGTTCCTTGAAGAGCGATTCGCGCAAAGGCCTGTACTTATAGGCTTTAATATCAAAGCATTCGATATTCCCGTACTGCAGCCCCTTCTGAAATTTTCGCTTTCAAGCCTTCCTGTGATTGATATTATGGAAGACCTGGCGCTTGCACTTGGGTACCGGGTGTCGCTGGAGAATGTCTCGCAAGGCACCTTGAACCAAGGGAAAACTGGGCACGGGTTGGAAGCAATACGGCTGTATCGGGAAGGGAAATGGGATGAGCTTATCAAGTACTGCCTGCAGGACGTGCGCCTTACGAAAGAGGTGTATGAGTATGGTCGAGCGAATGGTCACGTGAAGTTTTTTGCGGGATGGGAGACGTATGAAGTGCCGGTAAAGTGGAAGTGA
- a CDS encoding bifunctional 5,10-methylenetetrahydrofolate dehydrogenase/5,10-methenyltetrahydrofolate cyclohydrolase has protein sequence MHILEGKTLAAAVRAQVKAEIAQSRLTPGLAVILVGDDPPSHTYVALKQEAAAEVGIQFERHFLPARTAQNEIIHLIGELNAREDAHAILIQLPLPPHLDTNALIRAMAPEKDVDGFHPVNLQRIREGRPRHLPVVARATLALLQATRQPLREKRAMLAVKSDIFSIPLTFVLSREGCVVETVKPDDPFFIQKTKSADIVVTAVGKARYLTADYVKQNVIIIDIGTTVLPDGGTIGDADPSSLDAMQGFRSAVPGGIGPLTVAYLMQATLELAKTSTTPIPSPIS, from the coding sequence ATGCATATTCTCGAAGGCAAAACGCTCGCAGCCGCAGTCCGCGCGCAAGTGAAGGCGGAGATCGCGCAATCAAGACTCACGCCCGGCCTTGCTGTCATACTCGTAGGAGACGACCCGCCGTCGCATACCTATGTGGCACTCAAACAAGAAGCCGCCGCAGAGGTTGGCATCCAGTTTGAACGCCATTTTTTACCCGCCCGCACGGCTCAGAATGAAATCATACATCTCATTGGCGAGCTAAACGCGCGCGAGGACGCACACGCGATTCTCATCCAACTCCCCCTTCCTCCCCATCTTGATACGAATGCGCTGATACGCGCGATGGCGCCCGAAAAAGACGTAGACGGATTTCATCCGGTGAACCTCCAACGCATCCGAGAGGGGCGTCCACGCCATCTTCCCGTGGTCGCGCGCGCCACCTTAGCGCTCCTCCAGGCCACCCGCCAACCCCTGCGGGAAAAACGCGCCATGCTCGCGGTAAAGAGCGACATTTTCTCCATTCCCCTAACCTTCGTGCTCTCACGCGAGGGATGCGTAGTAGAGACAGTAAAGCCCGATGACCCTTTCTTCATACAAAAAACAAAATCAGCAGATATTGTGGTAACCGCGGTGGGAAAAGCTCGGTACCTCACTGCTGACTATGTTAAACAGAATGTGATCATTATTGACATTGGCACGACCGTGCTCCCCGACGGCGGCACCATCGGCGATGCAGACCCCTCAAGCCTCGATGCAATGCAAGGATTCCGCTCCGCCGTGCCCGGCGGCATCGGCCCATTGACCGTCGCTTATCTCATGCAGGCGACTCTTGAGCTTGCAAAAACCTCAACCACCCCTATCCCTTCTCCTATCTCTTAA
- a CDS encoding NAD(P)H-dependent oxidoreductase, whose amino-acid sequence MLAISGSLRSGSYNRKVLQLAKKIAEEWGAQVEETDLRALDLPLYDSDVEAEGFPETVLQLKAAVETAHVLLVASPEYNHSIPGGLKNAIDWLSRGGNSLKGKYAAIFGASTGPYGTVRMQPHLRQVLACLNVIVLPQPQVMIRSAEEAFAPDGTLKDEKLSGQLKTLVTATLTMAKSQHQ is encoded by the coding sequence GTGCTCGCAATCTCCGGCAGCCTGCGGAGCGGTTCGTATAACCGCAAAGTGCTCCAACTTGCAAAAAAAATAGCAGAAGAATGGGGCGCGCAGGTGGAAGAAACTGACTTGCGCGCACTTGATCTTCCCCTCTACGACAGCGACGTTGAAGCTGAAGGTTTCCCTGAAACTGTCCTGCAACTGAAAGCCGCGGTCGAAACGGCGCACGTGCTGCTCGTTGCCTCGCCTGAATATAATCACTCTATTCCCGGCGGACTGAAGAATGCCATTGACTGGCTCTCGCGGGGAGGAAATTCCCTGAAGGGAAAATACGCCGCAATCTTTGGCGCGTCGACTGGACCATACGGCACCGTGCGCATGCAGCCGCACCTGCGCCAGGTGCTCGCGTGTCTGAATGTCATAGTGTTACCACAGCCGCAGGTGATGATCCGGTCTGCGGAAGAAGCGTTTGCTCCCGACGGAACGTTGAAAGACGAAAAGTTGTCAGGGCAATTGAAAACGCTCGTCACCGCCACGCTCACCATGGCGAAGAGCCAACATCAATAA
- a CDS encoding DUF167 domain-containing protein, giving the protein MKFCITVTPNARTESVAQKDEYHYTVKVNAPPTDGKANTAAIRLLAQYFNIPKSRITLLSGHTSRKKIVEII; this is encoded by the coding sequence ATGAAATTTTGTATTACCGTGACGCCAAACGCGCGCACTGAATCAGTGGCACAAAAAGATGAATATCACTACACCGTAAAGGTGAACGCACCTCCTACTGATGGCAAAGCAAATACTGCGGCAATAAGACTCCTCGCCCAATATTTCAACATCCCCAAATCGCGCATTACTCTCCTCTCCGGCCACACCAGCCGAAAAAAAATAGTTGAGATTATCTAA
- a CDS encoding leucyl aminopeptidase family protein: protein MKFTFSASQPTAHDVARVSFVKSAYDQVIQRPKGAKTIEMGMSAREPMTHRKLLHTIRQVIILAKAHHIPRLALRSADIQFPHLRLSEEELAEMLAVNLKMADYEFVRYKTKTKEGAHGIKEVILVGAPSDKFKNGAREGQLIANEVNACRSLANTRAADLTPAGLAQAAIDAVQGLNVKVTVLGKKEMADLSMAGVLQVAKGSTEEPKFIIMEYRGGNDMDKPIVLVGKGVTYDSGGLNLKTGDAFQEIMHLDMAGGAAVIHTLALAARLKLKKNVVGLIPAMENMPSGSSLKPGDIIKTMAGITVEVTNTDAEGRIVLADALTFAKRYKPKLVVDVATLTSAAIAALGQKASAVFTRDAKSQQLVQQLGEESGDYVWPLPLWEEYEQDIKSAHADLTAGRVKFGGACAAAAFLSRFTRSYPWIHIDIAPRMTATDSEYLAKGATGEPVKLLIKLLAQY, encoded by the coding sequence ATGAAATTTACCTTCAGTGCCAGCCAGCCAACCGCACATGATGTCGCAAGGGTCTCTTTTGTTAAAAGTGCTTATGATCAAGTCATACAGCGGCCAAAGGGAGCTAAGACCATTGAAATGGGGATGAGCGCAAGAGAACCCATGACGCATCGCAAACTTCTGCATACTATCCGGCAGGTGATTATTTTAGCAAAGGCGCATCACATCCCGCGCCTCGCCCTACGCAGTGCCGATATTCAATTTCCTCATCTGCGCCTGAGTGAAGAGGAGCTCGCCGAAATGCTCGCCGTCAATCTCAAGATGGCCGATTATGAATTCGTGCGCTATAAAACGAAGACGAAAGAAGGCGCGCACGGCATCAAAGAGGTGATACTGGTAGGCGCCCCATCGGACAAATTTAAAAATGGCGCAAGAGAAGGACAGCTCATTGCCAACGAAGTGAACGCATGCCGTTCGCTTGCCAATACCCGCGCAGCTGATTTGACGCCTGCCGGACTTGCTCAGGCCGCAATAGATGCGGTACAAGGATTGAATGTTAAAGTAACCGTGCTTGGGAAAAAAGAAATGGCAGATCTTTCTATGGCGGGGGTACTGCAAGTAGCAAAGGGATCAACCGAAGAGCCAAAATTTATCATCATGGAATATCGCGGCGGGAACGATATGGATAAACCCATCGTGCTAGTGGGCAAGGGAGTAACGTATGACAGCGGCGGCCTAAACCTGAAAACCGGCGATGCATTCCAAGAAATCATGCACCTTGATATGGCAGGCGGCGCTGCGGTAATCCACACCCTCGCGCTTGCCGCGCGGCTGAAACTCAAGAAGAATGTGGTGGGACTTATTCCCGCAATGGAAAATATGCCCTCCGGCTCTAGCCTGAAACCGGGCGATATTATAAAGACTATGGCAGGCATCACGGTGGAGGTGACTAACACAGACGCGGAAGGAAGAATTGTTCTCGCAGATGCGCTTACCTTCGCAAAACGCTACAAACCCAAACTGGTGGTAGATGTCGCAACGCTAACCAGCGCGGCAATTGCGGCATTAGGGCAAAAAGCGTCTGCCGTATTTACCCGCGATGCGAAATCACAGCAGCTTGTACAACAATTGGGAGAAGAGAGTGGAGATTATGTATGGCCGCTCCCTTTATGGGAAGAATATGAACAAGATATCAAGAGCGCGCATGCCGACCTGACGGCGGGACGCGTGAAATTTGGAGGTGCGTGCGCCGCAGCCGCATTCCTTTCCCGCTTTACACGCAGTTATCCGTGGATCCACATTGACATAGCCCCCCGCATGACCGCCACAGACAGCGAATACCTCGCCAAAGGCGCCACCGGAGAACCCGTGAAGCTCCTTATAAAACTATTAGCACAATACTGA
- a CDS encoding S-adenosylmethionine:tRNA ribosyltransferase-isomerase translates to MNTKFIQLLRNYNYTLPRERIALAPASPRDSARLLIYNKGKKEINDDRFTHLTRYLPPRSVLVLNQTKVIPARFMVTKPTGGKANLLYVEMSGNEIKVLSEKKLSVGTKLVAPARYEFLVERQRGSVYFLKPLFPLKKLAPFLNRYGVTPIPFYLRHTPLTESALRQKYQTMFARVPGSIAAPTASLHFTPRLIKKLKALGHTVKYITLHVSLGTFAPLTEAQTRKGALHQEWYSIDRRTADCLNRAKHRGRPIIAVGTTVVRALESATKTPQLSPPYQEPVPCLSREGAGERVSTRARTTLVSLHGATNLFIRPRYRFRFIDGIITNFHVPHSSLLMLVAAFVGRDKLFSLYRRAIRKRYAFFSFGDGMLLY, encoded by the coding sequence GTGAACACTAAATTTATTCAACTTCTAAGGAATTATAATTACACTTTGCCGCGCGAGCGTATAGCCCTTGCTCCTGCAAGCCCGCGTGATTCTGCACGATTGTTAATCTATAACAAGGGAAAGAAGGAAATAAACGATGACCGGTTTACCCACCTCACTCGTTATCTTCCCCCGCGCTCCGTACTCGTCCTTAATCAAACCAAGGTGATTCCCGCGAGATTCATGGTTACCAAGCCCACGGGCGGGAAAGCAAATTTGCTCTATGTAGAGATGAGCGGAAATGAAATCAAAGTCCTTTCAGAAAAAAAGCTGTCGGTCGGCACGAAACTCGTGGCGCCTGCGCGCTACGAATTCCTCGTAGAGCGCCAACGCGGCTCTGTCTATTTTTTAAAGCCGCTATTCCCCCTTAAAAAACTTGCGCCCTTTCTGAACCGATATGGGGTCACGCCCATTCCTTTTTACCTCCGCCATACCCCGCTGACAGAATCCGCACTGCGCCAGAAATACCAGACCATGTTCGCCCGCGTGCCCGGCTCCATTGCCGCCCCTACCGCCTCGCTTCACTTTACCCCGCGGCTTATTAAAAAACTTAAAGCTCTTGGCCATACGGTGAAATATATCACCTTGCACGTCTCCTTAGGCACATTTGCGCCGCTCACCGAAGCACAAACGAGGAAAGGTGCGCTCCATCAAGAATGGTACTCAATTGACCGCCGCACCGCAGATTGCCTTAACCGCGCAAAGCACCGAGGTCGCCCCATTATTGCCGTCGGCACCACCGTCGTCCGGGCCTTAGAATCTGCAACAAAAACACCTCAACTGTCTCCCCCTTACCAAGAGCCTGTCCCGTGTTTATCACGGGAGGGAGCCGGAGAGAGGGTCTCAACCCGCGCAAGAACGACACTCGTATCGCTGCATGGCGCCACAAACCTTTTTATTCGTCCAAGATACCGGTTTAGATTCATTGACGGCATTATCACAAATTTCCACGTCCCGCACTCAAGCCTCCTCATGCTCGTGGCTGCGTTTGTGGGCAGGGATAAATTATTTTCGCTCTATCGCCGCGCCATCCGCAAGAGGTATGCTTTTTTCTCTTTCGGAGACGGTATGCTACTATATTAG
- the tgt gene encoding tRNA guanosine(34) transglycosylase Tgt has product MLLPMVKFYQVKKSRWSQARLGILKTPHGEIETPCLIPVATQAVVKTLTSEEAVAAKCQALIANTYHLHQQPGEEVIKRAGGLHQFMHWDRPLMTDSGGFQVFSLGFGKDLGVNKILNKELSFRVKSGQQPKLIAITDKGVHFTSFRDGARLFIGPKESMQIQKALGADIIFAFDECPPPHADREYLKESLARTHRWARECLQYRPPRQILYGIVQGGSDTSLRRESAKFISALPFDGIGIGGEFGHNKSQMKKTLETVIAELPAHKPRHLLGVGHLEDIPYIIKAGIDTFDCTVPTHYARHGIAFTSQGRLDMAKSLWYKDKNPLDKKCACFVCRCYGRNYLTHLLRAREMTGLKLLTFHNLFFFNTLIEKMRSNIKRGYL; this is encoded by the coding sequence ATGTTACTGCCTATGGTTAAATTTTATCAGGTAAAAAAATCACGTTGGAGTCAGGCACGACTTGGTATTCTTAAGACGCCTCATGGCGAAATTGAAACACCATGCTTGATTCCAGTGGCGACGCAGGCAGTGGTAAAAACATTGACAAGCGAGGAAGCGGTTGCCGCGAAGTGTCAGGCGCTTATTGCGAATACCTATCACCTCCACCAACAGCCCGGAGAAGAGGTGATAAAACGCGCGGGCGGATTGCACCAATTCATGCACTGGGACCGCCCCTTAATGACAGATTCCGGAGGGTTCCAAGTGTTCAGCCTGGGGTTTGGGAAAGACCTGGGTGTGAACAAAATACTCAATAAAGAACTTTCCTTCCGCGTGAAATCAGGCCAGCAGCCGAAGCTCATCGCGATCACCGACAAAGGCGTACACTTTACCTCATTCCGCGACGGCGCGAGGCTGTTCATTGGACCAAAAGAATCCATGCAGATTCAGAAGGCGTTGGGCGCTGACATCATCTTCGCCTTTGATGAGTGCCCGCCGCCCCACGCGGATCGCGAGTACCTCAAGGAATCCCTCGCGCGCACCCACCGCTGGGCCCGCGAGTGCCTGCAATATCGCCCTCCTCGCCAAATACTCTACGGCATCGTGCAGGGCGGCAGCGACACGTCACTGCGCAGGGAAAGCGCGAAATTCATCAGCGCGCTCCCCTTCGACGGCATTGGCATCGGCGGTGAATTCGGCCACAATAAATCACAAATGAAAAAGACGCTCGAAACGGTGATTGCCGAACTTCCCGCCCACAAACCGCGCCACCTCCTTGGCGTGGGACACCTTGAAGATATTCCCTACATTATCAAAGCAGGCATTGATACGTTCGACTGCACGGTTCCCACCCACTACGCGCGGCACGGCATCGCGTTCACCTCGCAAGGCAGGCTCGATATGGCAAAATCACTTTGGTACAAGGACAAAAATCCGCTCGACAAAAAATGCGCCTGCTTCGTATGCCGCTGCTACGGGCGGAATTACCTCACCCATCTTCTGCGCGCGAGGGAGATGACCGGCTTAAAGCTCCTCACATTCCACAATCTATTCTTCTTTAATACTTTAATTGAAAAAATGAGAAGTAATATCAAGCGAGGATATTTGTGA
- a CDS encoding beta-propeller domain-containing protein yields the protein MTLPKNFFATGLIVGFAAIGIISLTYLITSQIPPHSSQPPINRPIVLPESKLPKFSSCADLNSTLTAAAAEQRSKSRSSDKFGSFGISADLGLQATASETSANYSTTNVQVAGVDEADIVKTDGSYIYSLSNNKLSIVKADGNLNLTSSIAFTDGDQPKEMFIAPNRLLVIGNAADWEETLYKTQPSGMPSAPARTILPPRHYYGRLTFVHLYDTSSPSHPRRIRSLEFESQYVTSRLIADHAYLVMNKNADVVSQENIQEETSLPMYKDTGVYGDSAVPVAKCTDISYIPPILESQYLIIASVPLDSPNDEIEKEIVLGAGDNVYASLENLYVAKTTYGDYRILPLLERSLENSNEKTEINKFVLSEGKISHLATGEVEGRLLNQFSMDEYEGNLRLATTIGHVSQQGALTDNRVYVLDSALKEIGSETGIAPGEQIYSARFMGKRGYLVTFKKVDPFFTLDLADPRQPKVVGKLKIPGFSDYLHPFDENHIIGVGKETVEAEEGNFAWYQGIKMAIFDVSDFANPRELHRVIIGDRGTDSEALRDHKAFLFSKEKNLLVVPVTLAEIDNAQKQDINFRSNTYGQYVFQGAFVFDVSLEEGFKERGKITHYDSDDVFRKSGDRFYGGDLNVRRSIYIGDTLYTISNLKIKANSLIDLSSQGDINLQ from the coding sequence ATGACATTGCCTAAAAATTTTTTCGCCACAGGACTGATCGTTGGATTCGCGGCCATCGGCATTATATCGCTTACCTATCTTATCACTTCACAGATACCACCGCATTCCTCCCAACCGCCAATAAACCGCCCAATTGTTCTCCCCGAATCAAAACTCCCGAAATTTTCCTCTTGTGCTGATCTTAATTCGACACTGACGGCGGCTGCCGCGGAACAACGCAGTAAAAGCAGATCTTCTGATAAATTCGGATCATTCGGTATCAGTGCCGATTTAGGACTACAAGCGACCGCATCGGAAACAAGCGCCAATTATTCTACCACCAACGTCCAAGTTGCAGGTGTCGATGAAGCTGATATTGTAAAAACCGACGGTTCCTATATTTATTCCTTATCGAACAATAAGCTTTCGATCGTGAAAGCAGATGGAAATTTAAATTTGACAAGCTCGATCGCGTTTACTGACGGAGACCAGCCCAAGGAGATGTTCATCGCTCCGAATCGACTCCTCGTGATTGGCAATGCGGCTGATTGGGAAGAAACCTTATACAAGACGCAACCGTCTGGCATGCCTTCTGCTCCAGCACGCACTATTCTCCCTCCCCGCCATTACTATGGTCGGCTTACTTTCGTCCATCTCTATGACACTTCTTCGCCATCGCACCCGCGCCGCATTCGCTCCCTGGAATTTGAATCTCAATACGTTACCTCGCGCCTGATTGCAGACCATGCTTATCTCGTCATGAACAAAAATGCTGATGTGGTTAGCCAAGAAAATATACAAGAAGAAACAAGCCTGCCTATGTATAAAGACACAGGCGTTTACGGCGACAGTGCTGTGCCTGTGGCGAAATGCACCGATATTTCGTACATTCCACCTATATTAGAATCCCAGTACTTAATCATCGCCTCAGTGCCGCTCGATTCTCCGAATGACGAAATCGAAAAAGAAATTGTGTTGGGAGCCGGCGATAATGTGTACGCTTCGCTTGAAAATCTCTATGTGGCAAAAACCACATATGGAGACTACCGCATCCTACCGCTCCTTGAGCGTTCTCTCGAAAACAGTAATGAGAAGACTGAGATCAATAAATTCGTCCTTTCTGAGGGTAAAATTAGCCATCTAGCAACCGGGGAGGTGGAAGGCAGGCTCCTTAATCAATTTTCCATGGATGAGTATGAAGGCAATCTGCGCTTGGCGACAACCATTGGACACGTGAGTCAGCAAGGCGCGCTGACAGATAATCGCGTCTATGTGCTTGACTCTGCGCTTAAGGAAATAGGTTCTGAAACAGGAATCGCTCCGGGTGAGCAAATCTATTCCGCACGATTTATGGGGAAACGCGGTTATCTCGTAACGTTCAAAAAAGTTGACCCATTCTTTACTCTTGATCTGGCCGATCCTCGTCAACCCAAGGTAGTGGGGAAACTCAAAATCCCGGGATTTTCTGATTACCTCCACCCCTTTGACGAGAATCACATTATCGGCGTGGGGAAAGAAACTGTCGAGGCGGAAGAAGGAAATTTCGCATGGTACCAGGGCATTAAAATGGCAATCTTCGACGTGTCTGATTTTGCGAATCCTCGAGAGCTTCATCGCGTGATCATTGGCGACCGCGGTACTGATTCCGAGGCATTGCGCGATCATAAAGCCTTCTTATTTTCAAAAGAGAAAAATCTCTTAGTGGTCCCCGTCACGCTCGCCGAAATTGACAACGCGCAGAAACAGGATATAAACTTCCGTTCGAACACTTATGGACAATATGTCTTCCAAGGGGCATTCGTGTTTGATGTAAGTCTTGAGGAAGGCTTCAAAGAACGCGGCAAAATCACGCACTATGACTCCGATGACGTCTTCCGTAAAAGCGGCGATCGCTTCTACGGAGGAGATCTAAACGTACGCCGCAGTATCTACATTGGCGATACTCTCTATACCATTTCTAATCTTAAAATCAAGGCAAATTCTCTCATCGACCTTTCCTCGCAAGGTGACATCAATCTGCAATAA
- a CDS encoding tRNA-guanine transglycosylase yields the protein MSTIFKVLKQSNRSRARIGVLKTPHGEIETPCLIPVATSAVVKTLTSEEAIAAKCQALIANTLHLHPTQILQ from the coding sequence ATGTCCACCATATTTAAAGTCCTAAAACAATCAAATCGAAGCAGGGCGCGGATTGGCGTCCTGAAAACTCCCCATGGCGAAATTGAAACACCATGCTTGATTCCAGTGGCGACGAGCGCGGTGGTAAAAACGCTGACGAGCGAAGAAGCGATTGCCGCGAAATGCCAAGCGCTTATCGCCAATACCTTACATCTCCATCCGACACAAATATTACAATAG
- the nth gene encoding endonuclease III, producing the protein MQSLEFQRKKQKTLIAVRALAKLYPQAKVFLSHRNPWELLVATILSAQCTDAMVNKVTKKLFKKYRTFNGYLKADQKQFAQDIHSTGFYRQKTKHILAAAHLIQTKFHGRVPHTMDELLTLPGVGRKTANIVLQNAFGIVVGIPVDTHVRRLSRLLGLTRNTDPDKIEQDLIRLLPKKEWVLLSYRLIAYGREFCPSRAHDHSKCPLNSPPMASPYLDDKKGEIERGCVIQHPLYTIPSPHLTKKGTLKGQNSRTNKSSQVLPFTPHIFLIPPQSYLWESFHHHE; encoded by the coding sequence ATGCAATCATTGGAGTTTCAACGTAAAAAACAGAAAACGCTTATAGCTGTCCGCGCGCTTGCGAAGCTCTATCCGCAAGCGAAGGTATTTCTCTCCCATAGAAATCCTTGGGAGCTGCTGGTTGCCACCATACTCTCGGCGCAGTGCACTGATGCAATGGTAAACAAAGTCACGAAAAAATTATTTAAGAAATACAGAACATTCAATGGCTATCTCAAGGCAGACCAGAAACAATTTGCGCAAGACATCCACTCTACTGGTTTTTACCGCCAAAAAACAAAGCATATCCTTGCCGCGGCACATCTCATTCAAACCAAATTCCATGGGCGCGTTCCGCACACTATGGATGAATTACTCACACTACCAGGCGTCGGGCGCAAGACCGCCAATATTGTCCTGCAAAACGCATTCGGCATTGTGGTCGGCATTCCCGTAGACACTCATGTACGGCGCCTGTCTCGCCTCTTGGGGCTCACTCGCAATACCGACCCCGACAAAATCGAGCAAGACCTCATACGCCTGCTTCCGAAAAAAGAATGGGTACTACTCTCCTATCGTCTCATCGCCTACGGCCGCGAGTTCTGCCCCTCCCGCGCCCACGACCATTCAAAATGTCCCCTTAATTCTCCCCCTATGGCTTCGCCATATCTTGATGATAAAAAGGGGGAGATAGAGAGGGGGTGTGTAATACAACATCCATTATATACTATACCCTCCCCGCACCTCACAAAAAAAGGTACACTAAAAGGGCAAAACTCTAGAACCAATAAAAGCTCACAAGTCTTGCCCTTTACACCTCACATCTTCCTCATTCCTCCACAATCTTACCTTTGGGAATCCTTCCACCACCACGAGTAA
- a CDS encoding 2'-5' RNA ligase family protein has translation MSHRVFVALPISPALQSEIIAWEQQFPGLPVRWLKGKNLHITLVPPWETDDTDKITTLLNCLNNAGGRIELIFDRVTFGPNLREPRLIWAEGSTPPLIVKLKAQLEQTLALPQSQRTSATSPRMSAKERVFLLHLTLARFRPEQFHSLPVKTFNETVDWQDTASTFVLMESHLLPSGADYEILAKFPFTSS, from the coding sequence ATGAGCCATCGAGTTTTTGTTGCGCTCCCCATTTCTCCCGCGCTCCAAAGCGAAATCATTGCCTGGGAGCAGCAGTTTCCGGGTCTTCCCGTGCGCTGGCTGAAGGGGAAAAATCTGCACATCACCTTAGTTCCGCCGTGGGAGACGGATGACACTGATAAAATCACTACATTGTTAAATTGTTTAAATAATGCCGGTGGACGGATTGAATTAATATTCGATCGGGTGACGTTTGGACCAAACCTAAGGGAACCGCGCCTCATCTGGGCTGAAGGATCTACACCTCCGCTTATAGTCAAGCTGAAAGCACAACTTGAACAAACCCTCGCATTACCACAAAGTCAGCGTACGTCCGCGACCAGTCCGCGTATGTCCGCGAAGGAACGAGTATTCCTTCTTCATCTCACTCTGGCACGATTTCGGCCTGAACAATTTCATTCACTACCGGTTAAAACGTTCAATGAAACCGTGGATTGGCAGGACACAGCTTCCACTTTTGTCCTCATGGAATCTCACCTTCTCCCCTCTGGCGCGGATTACGAAATCCTTGCCAAATTCCCATTCACATCATCATGA